Within the Nicotiana tabacum cultivar K326 chromosome 11, ASM71507v2, whole genome shotgun sequence genome, the region CCAGTTGGGTGgattgagccgggggaggctcggttagtAGGTATAGAtttagtgcaggatgccttggacaaggttaagatcattcacgagatacttcgtacagctcagtctaggcaaaagagttatgccgaccgtaaggtttgtgACTTGGCATTCATGATCGAAGaaagagtgttgcttcgggtgtcacccatgaagggtgtgatgcgatttgggaagaagggaaagtgaagccctaggttcattgggccttttgagattcttcaaaaagtgggtgaggtggcttacgagcttgtGTTGCCACCAGGTTTATCGGtaatgcatccagtgtttcatgtgtccatgcttcggaagtataacGACGATCCATCcaatgtgttagacttcagcactgtccaattagATAAGGACTTGACCTACGAGGAGGATCCGGTAGCTATTCTGGACCGGTAGGTTCGTcggttgagatcgaagagttatccttcggttCGTGTGCAGTAGAGAGGTAatcctgttgaggcagctacatAGGAGTCCAAGTTCgatatgcagagcagatatccccatcttttcactgCTCGGGTACTTTTCTacgtccattcgaggacgaacggttgttttagaggtggagaatgtgatgacccaaaaggtcatcccATGTTTTAAAACCCAATTCGGGGTTCCAAGGCCTTTAAAACCTCATTTTTttctccttgatttgcgtgcacaatccgggTGAATTTCCAGAAAGCCTCTATGTGAAAATCTGAGAAAAATATTAAGTTTTGCATTTAAAagtgattttagttgactttggtcaacattttgagtaaacggacccagacccgtattttgatagtcccggagggtccgtagaaaaatatgggatctgggcgtatgcccggaattgaattccgagatcCGTAGcacgagaaataaatttttgactaaaattgaatttcagaaaatttatggttttaaaGTATAAGATTTATGCTTGATttttatggtatcgggcccatattctGATTTCGGAGCCCTGTACAGGTCCTTGATAATATATAAACcatgtctatgaaatttggtgagaaacggagtttatatgacgtgattcggaccctcggttgagaaaatagaaactttaagtgttcttgagaattttattcattttttatgcTAAATCCgttgttttaggtgttattttagtgatttgaccacacgagcaagtccgtatcatgtttttagacttatgtgaatgtttggtttggagccccgagggctcgggtgagtttcagataggctacgggatgtttcgGACTTAGAAATTTCTGTTGTTTTGCTATTGTAGGTGCACAagtattttgtgcttcgcgatcgcaaagcaacTCCCATGATCGCAAAGTGTAAATTTGTCTGAGGGAgcaatccttctacgcgaacgcgaagcgttcGGGGGCATTACCCTTCACTAACGCGACCaagctatcgcgaacgcgaagcatgggAACTGGGGGAGGGGAAAGATACTCTACGCTCACGCGGCAAGTGGCTCACGCACGCGAAGGTTGGGGGTATACCTTCGCGAACACATAGGGtgtttcgcgaatgcgaaggtcacTAGGACcacagcttcgcgaacgcgacaaacCTCTCGCGAACACAAATAAGGTCTGTCcaatgttttaaaatcagaacCAAAGACgggatttttcaaaatttcatattttcttccatAGAACTCGACCTTGGCGATTTTTGAAATGGGgattcaacaccaaatcataggtttgtgttcttcaacttatttccttccatttctatcaacacccattagatttttagccctaaatcttgttctttcatggtagaattagcgATTTTAGGAAGAATTGGGGGTTTTGCaaaattgggaatttagacctcgatttggggtcagattcagaaattaattatatatttgggctcgtggatgaatgggtaaatgggtTTTGGCCCgaaccttgagttttgaccaagcgggctcggggccagtttttgactttttgggaaaaatattggaaaatctataattatgcattagaattaatttctttagcaataattgatgttattaagtcaattatgactagatacgagtggattggaggtggaatcgagaggtaaagcgttAATTGAGCTTTGAACTGCCCGTTGGATtgaggtaaatgtttggtctaactttgactctagggattagggatccccgacttagttgctatgtgaaattccatgtgtgtggcgtaaaggtatggtgacgagtatctatgggCCGCCAAATTATTTGTTTAGCTTGTTCCCTTCTCCGTTCCCAATATATTATCTTCCTatcttaattgctacatgctaaTTGATGCTTCCATGCCTAATTGCTTCTTGTTAGATGTAGTTTACTTTGTTGAAGGTATTAATTGTTCCATAACTTCGGTATATtacatttttggtctaagtttgttgtttgttgctTCATGGTACGCTTTGGTTGGTTTCGCTGCGAAGTATTAACTGATGACGTTTCATAATTGCATAGATTTCCCAATGTTTTGGTTCGAGGTATAAATGTAGTGGAGGGCTTTGAGTTAAATTGTACTTATTCTTATGTtgtgattggtactgatatggtgggatcggattgcaagccgcaacaggaggaataagggtgatatattgaggagtaataagggtggactggtgggatcgagttgcacaccacaacaaggagtaataagggtggatgtTCCTATTGATACttgttatatggtgggatcgggatgcgcgccaCATCATTTTGTTGATTATGTATTCTTCTTCTGCTATGATTTTATTCCGTAGTATTGAAACTCTCTTAAGGATGGGTTATAGTTGAGTACTGGTAAACTATTTCGGTTCCATATTTATTTGCTGCAAGTTACTGTTCTATTTCGCTGCGTATTTCTTTTTTGTGCTTTATTATATACTGTTGCAAGTTATATTGTATATGCCCCCCCTCCCGtagtctcgtcactacctcgtcgaggttaggctctgcacttaccagtacatggggtcggttatactgatactgcactctgcactttttgtgtagattTCTGAGCTGGTAGTGGCTGGTCGAGAGGTCGGTTGCTGATACTTCAtttaggagacccaaggtagtcctgttgGCGTCCGCCGACCCTGGCGTCCCCTCCTATAATTTCCTTAATTCTGCTTATTTCTAATCGAGACAGATGTATTTTCTTCGTTCAAACCCATACTTGTAGTTATTCATAGAATGTTCTTGAGTTGTGATACTAGTTTCTAGGTTGTATCAGTTTCGAAGTTGTTAATATCATATGTAAAACTGGTTTAATATGTACTTCCGCCTTTATTTTTGTTcgaattagttttgttaatttttaaattatgaaaatgtAAAGGAAAAGGTGAATAtcactctaacgttggcttgtctagcgcgtgcgatattaggcgccatcacagtcccgacAGTGGAAAATTCAGGTCGTGACATTTTTTGATCTACTTCTTACAAAAATATTTCGTTCCTTCACTTGTGGTTTGGGGGATGGAAGAAGGATGGGTgtgtaaaaagagaaaaagaattttaaaaaacacaaaatatgagttgGGAAAAGAagtaaatgagaaaaaaaaaactagaaaaaacgATTTTAGTGGGAAATACATGTGTCATGCCTGTGTATTTCACCACCAAACATAAATATGATAGTGGCATTTCAGGCTGATACTAATTCCATTTAAAAATAGTTCAGAAGAGTAATAGGATCCCCGCAAAAATAAAATATGTAGTTAAAAATTCGGGTTTATGTCAGGAGgttacttatgcattttccctaaTATTTTCGAATCTAAGCATAATCTTAAACAGGTCATAGTAATTGTGATGGCTATAAAAACTTCGAGAGAAAAAAATTAGAAAGGGTAATGGCGGACCTAAGATTTTTAAGTCGTGTACCCTCAACTGCCTTTAATCTAgaattattttctaagattgGGTGCGGAGACAGTACCTTTATATGTTATTACTAGTTTTCAATATATAACATAGTGTTTGGATAAATTAATGTAGGTTCTCCATTAAGAAAGTGGTTATTTTTTTTAACGGACTCAAAAAAAAATAAGTTTACGTAAACTAACAAAGAGAGTTTTAtctattattaaaaaattatgtGCATATTATTTTCATAACGTAGCACTTGAATGAGATGGAACCCGGAAGTTTCAGGGTGTGTAGGTAAAAGGaaacatatttttcaaaaaaaaaaatcatgagaAAGTCAATTTCTAGTTTAATGTGATGTAAGTCATTtttcgtaaaaaaaaatattttccatcaaAATGGAAATGACTTCCTTCACTTAATTAATAAGGGAAGTTATTCTCCATATAACTATCTTAACGTTTAATTTCATATTACTTACTTCAACAAACTTGTAGATTTATTATTAATGTTGTTACTCAAGCATTTTATCAAAACATCTCCAATTTGctaatattttattactttttaatATATACTTTTTAAAAGAATATTTCTCATTCACCCACGAAAAAGAGGATCACATATTTTCTAagaaataattcttcaaaatctATTTTTCTAGAAAATATTAAACTGATAATTATACGCAGAGCATGTACCAACTTTCTGGTATTAATTAAGGTTGGACGATAATTAATTGTCTGTTAACTACATTGAATTTGAAGCAGTTTTCATGTGTTAGTTGTGTTACCTTCCTTGGCTATAGTTCGCACCGAGAACCTCATATTCTCGTCTAAAATTAATGGCATTAATTAGTTCCATAGCCAATTGAGCTAGTGGTTCCATCCCTAAATTTAGCAAGGACTAATGGGAAAAATAAGCAAAGTCTCTAATTTAAAATCCATGTTTAATTAAAAGAATTTTGTAGCTAGCTTGCTGTGATCACAAGTTAACAAGCACAACTGAACCTATGTTATAAAATACAGTCAAACTTCTTTCTAACAGTCTTATTTGTCCCGATATTTTTTGGCTGCTATAGCAAAATGATGTTATAGATGACacatattataacataatataaaaattgaTTCCGAGAATAATTGGCTTTTTATAGTATAAATAATTGTTATATACGCTATTATAAGAGGTCTGACGGTGACTGTTAAATCAAATCTTTCTCAACTAACTCAATCTTTTAGTAGAAAATGTTGAAAAGCCAACAACTTTTTTttggtcaatcgaacgtgattttcTTGTCATTAACAGATTTTCCCAAAATACAAACATTAATACTTTATTGTTTCCCATAATACATGTCTAAGAGAACGAGAAGCTCTATTTACAAATTTTGcttcctcttttctcttttttccttttgtaaCAATAATAATGGTAGTAACAATTTTTACATTTCACAATTCACATACCATGTTTTCACACACCTTCTTCCTTCTCCTCCTACccataaaaaaaaacaaataaaaagaaaagaacaaacaaAGAAGAATTTTTACATCAGCCATGGTGATTGACTATCATGGACCAAGGTACCAAACAAAGTCCCTTCTTCTTTAGTTCTATATAGCCATTGTTTTTTCCATCAAATGATGTGCTGTTTCTCTCAACTGTTTGCATTTCTTGGATTTGTCTAGAGCCACCTTCATTTCCCTATACAATAATCAAACACCCAAAAAAGTAGCATTTTAGACATGGTTCAAATCTTCTGGGAAAAACCCCCACAAACCAcagttttatttttccaaaaagatTGATATATAAGTGGAAAATGTTGGAATCTGGAAAGGAAAAGATTAATTACCAGGAAATATCCACTACTATTTTCAGTTCTGTAATTGATGTCCATCTGCTTAAAACTACTTACCTGTCATAATAAAGCAACATATCTCAATGTAAAATGAAGAATTAATAACTGAAATAGCCGCGCATCCAACAGCCTAACCTAATCGTTAGACAAAACATAATCGGTggaggtataatatatgtataatccttatataatatatgtataatcgtagataattaatagtatatataatctatgtataccgacTAAAAAAAGCTAAACAACCAATTCAGACAGTTATTTATGTAAAGATACCATATAAAATATTGTGGAGAAAAACCAACAAAAGATGAAACATAAATAAAAATTAGGAGATGGTTGTAGGTGACCTTTGGACTATTGACAGGTGAGCTAGCAGTGTCTTCCAAATCAGGATCAGaaattttcttgtttctttttttcttcattttcaacCTCTTAAGAAAAGGTGATCCACCCATGGGAGGAGAGCATGAATTATTATTTGTGTTACAATTAATGTTCCATGCAGCATGAGAAGCAGCATCAGATAACAAAGAAGGGCTGCCAAAACTATCAGAATTACATGAGCTATTATTTTCCCTTTGCTTCATTGAAAAATCCTCCAAATAAGTTGTCCATCCACTTTCTTCAGCTGCTGCTTCCATCTCAAAATTTGAATTATTTGGACCTTCCATGTTTCTTGAAGTAGTGGTTTCAGGTTTGAGGGATATATTCATCTCATTTATACAGGGATTGTGTATAAATAAGGAAAATAGGAAACTAGGTGGGACCCATGATGTGGAATCTTGGTGGTGGGGCCAGGTGGGGAAGTTGAGAAAGTTAAAATCAACCGTTCTAATCGGGCATCTCCAACTTTTACACCATTTTTTGTTCCCTAGGGATTTCCCATTTTGGGGACAACTTACTCCAACCATTCCcctcattttttttttccaaaattttttatattcttctctctcttatatattatattattatttttcatttcaattttattttttaatttccattaaacaaattccatcttttatttttattaatttgtaatttccataattaaaacaattccataaaattttaaataatataatttgtaagcaattattatagattgactaataattcaaataaaagtgaaatcattgtgatacaagattaattaaatacatattacataacgataaaattcattcgaaatactagataaatactccatccgtttcaatttatgtgaacttatttcctttttagtccgtgccaaaaagaatgacattttttcttatttggaaataatttacctttatgcaatgatttatagccacacaaaatatatgtgcttcattttacaccacaagttcaaaagttttttctcttttcttaaacttcgtgcccagtcaaatgagttcacataaattgaaacggagggagtattcaacttcaacctctagtattctctcataaatgatctattaatgcattacgaagtgcaaaatgagcatctttgtccttaattcttctatgtcgaaataaaaattcttgaatcgttgattttcatctactgctatttctacataaaaataataaatgcacgaaaattaatttatcaaaattatacaccaaagttaagatataatattaatattataaatacattacataaacataattagatatatataaagagataaattaaaagattaaataataaaaaaatgatgaaTAATAATGGGGAGATGAATAGTGTACCCCATATTTGAGGGAACACTATTCATCCCCCATTTTGGGGACAAAAATGGGGGAGGGTTGGAGCTAAATTCCCCCAAATATTTCCCCCATTATGGAGGATGGGGGCAAGGTTGGAGATGGCCTAATGTGACAGACgtgcagaaaggaaaagaaatttcaaggGAGAGATGGAGGATATTGGTTGACCTTTGTTGTTTAAATGCCGAGACAGACTTTATGGATTCTAAATTATAGGGAGAGCTTTATCCCGAATGAGACTATCCGGTACGAATTCAGATTTAATCAAACTCCAAAGGGAGTATCGGACACCGAGTGAGAAACCCTATAAGATTAGACAAAATTACTAGATTTGATCGAACTCATAGCTAATATTCTAGTTTGGCACCTATTTAAATGATATTGCGTAATATAAAGCCATTTCTACCCATTGGTATAAACAGAAAGGTGTTTAACctctagtgacattttatttatCTACAACTATAAAATTTAACTACTACTAATATTTTGAGGGAGGCATTAATTAATTAGATTACTTGGGAATAGGTTCATGAActatttcaaattaaatgtgtactAGTGTTCACACTATTATTCTTTCGCAGTTTATACGTGGAAAGAATTGGCCAGCGAtttgttttaattcattttaagaaaatgaagagGATGAACTTAGAGAAGGGGAATGTTTGTTGGtttatataataaattaaatgacTTAACCTACTAaaagatatcataaatacaaaACTGGAAAGAGGTTTACTTAACTAAGAAAAGATCGTCATGGCGTTCATATCGCAAGGAACTTGTCATGTTATGGCTTCAGAGTTCAGCCTTTGTCGAGCTTGAACTGGCCGGCAATTAATTAGAAATAAATGAGCTAGTATATATATTTAGGGGGAAAACTTTACATAAGAAAATGGGATTCTAGGATAATTAGTACACGTCCACCTTCTTACACCTATGTTGGAAAGTTCGAAACCCACAAGTAATATCCTCTTTCTCTTCCATTTTCACtatgtaaaaattaaagaaaaaaacaaacaGAAAGTGGGCATTTACCCTAAACTCTAAACAAATACAAATGTGAATTTGAAACTAAACCTTTAGCTTTATTATTGGCTTCCGCTCCAAGCACGAGGGAACAAAATCAAGTTATGTAGTAAAGTATCTATTTACTAAATTGATTATAAGTTGAGTTTCACTTataattatttgtttatttcatgCACAAAAGTTAATGGAGTAGTTATAAGGACACAAATATTTGTAGGATAAATAGAGTCCTGCTTTTATCTTGTTATTCTGTATAATGTACTAGAGACGATTCATGTTAGGCGTTTGTACATGACACAAATATTTGTCCTgatttttttatcatatttttgtttttattttatttatttttttgaaggaAATGCAACATGCTTACCataattgatttttcttttcctaaaagaaaattataaatcttTCATATTTGCCTAGTCCTTTTTCTTGGCGGAAAAGGTTTTGagcttctataaattgaggatccgcCCTGCTaggaagaaattaaaaaatagccagatttacaagtggtcatttaaaaatagtcacagtttcaaaagtaatcgaaatttagccacttttcatgtaaagataaatttaaacgaaaacactgttcaaaatccgaaaaaatattccagtataatatactagaggttcatacacaggtgcaccaatctctagtatatcatgttggaactttccgtgttacagtaaaatagtggctattttttaatgactttgcaaatgctgactatttttaacgaccagtccgaaaactagctagTCTGTCCTATTTTTACGTCTTCCTAGGGGTGACATTTTGAGCTCAAGCCCAACTAACTAGCCAAATAAATAGTGGGTTGGGCATAAAAGAATTTTATTGATTGGTCGTTCTGGGCTGAGCCCATTTCAACCCGTAAAAATAATTAGCCCAACTAAACCCGTTTAGATACCCAAACATGACCCGTCAAATTCTCAAAACCTATCTCTGTGCACTCTCTGAACTTCAAAAACGAGCTAGCCTTTCTCTCCGGTGCACTACCTTTTCTCCGGCGGCTTCCTTTTCTCCGGCGATTTTCTTCTCTCCAGCGAACTCTTTGTTGGGGATTTTTTTGGATCTCGAATTTTGGCCATCAAAATAGGTGAGTATGCAACTCcactttcctttttgttttcttgtaatatgTGAAATTTCATCATTGTTGAAGATGATAAATTGGACTTGAATCTGCTGATTTAAACAAAGGTTGTATTTTGGTAAACACTACACATTTGTTGTTGCTCTTCTTCTTATCTACCTGGGATTCAACAGACAGTTTTCTAGGATAATCCTCAAACTTCACTTGCTTTTTCACTTTATTAACAATCGTATTTTGTTTTCCACAAACTTCTTTCTTCAAGCCAACATAGACAATGATGTGACATCAACTTTCTTCTGCCCTTTTTCTGAACATTTTTTCTACTGTTATTTGCGGCCTTCTTTGGCTTCATTTCTTGATTTTTCACCTTATTGGATTTTTAATACTAAagttctttttctcttcttcatcATTGAAGCAAAATACCAAAAACTCTGACTTAAATTCTTGATCAAAATGCAAAAAGACACAGATGTTCTAATTCTTCTATGATAAAAATATTCAGTTATATTAAATTGCATCAAGCAATCAAGAGAATTAACTGACTTGTTTCTTGGTAATGAAcaacaaaagtattttttttcttcaggTAATGAGTATAATCCCATTAGCGTTGCTACAATTTCTGGACTATTGGAGGTAATGAGTCTAATCCCATTAGCCTTGCTATAATTTCTGGACTATTGGATTAACTTTATTACTACTAATATTTTTATGAGCCTTGAAAGCTAATTTCTGACTAGAATGGTCAAGTTTTGATGGTCCTTTGATTTGCAATGAAAAAGTTAGGATTGTTGAAGATAATTTGCATAGGTTGTTTAAAGAATACATGACAATATCCGATGTTGGAATTGTTAGAAGTAGTAGTCATGAATGTTATGATGAAACAATGGACGAAATGGATgaatttgatatgtttgaaagtTCATCTGAGTATCGTTCAGAAAAGACAGTTGGATTTATATACTTGGAAGAGCCTGTATTAGTTcgcaaagaaaataaaaatatacttaCATTTTGGAAGGATAATAGAAGCAAGTATCATGAACTCTCATTGATGGATCGTGACCTGTTAAGTATACCTATCAGCGCAGTTGCATTTGAGTCAGCTTTTAGTATTGGTGGTCGTCTGGTCGAGTTATTAGCAACTTCCAGAGTTCTATTCTACCGGAGAATATAGAAGCTAAGTTGTGTTCTAGAGATTGGATTTATGGGCATCAAGGTACATTATAATCAATATCGtgtgtattttattttatgaacTTTCTCGTTGTTTgacaattttttaaattttcttatttttagctTGTGATGATTCTGAAGAGGAGGACATTGCAATAGATGTGGAGAAAATTACCTCTACACTTTT harbors:
- the LOC107803389 gene encoding vascular-related unknown protein 1-like encodes the protein MNISLKPETTTSRNMEGPNNSNFEMEAAAEESGWTTYLEDFSMKQRENNSSCNSDSFGSPSLLSDAASHAAWNINCNTNNNSCSPPMGGSPFLKRLKMKKKRNKKISDPDLEDTASSPVNSPKVSSFKQMDINYRTENSSGYFLGNEGGSRQIQEMQTVERNSTSFDGKNNGYIELKKKGLCLVPWSMIVNHHG